From Eremothecium sinecaudum strain ATCC 58844 chromosome III, complete sequence:
AGACCCAAATTCGAATGGAGTGAATTCAAACACTATGTTGCGCTGCTCTTCATTCTTGCAATTTGCAATTATGATTGGCACTGGAGCACTGAATTTCTTAACACTCTCACTCTGCTCAAAGAGTTTTGACATAGAACTGCTAGCAGATTTATTGTATATTTTCTTCCATAATGCTCGGCCCCAGTAGTCGGTGAATGAGACAGGGAACCCCATAATCTTTTTAGGCCGGACTTCTGAATGCAAATTGATGTAGAATCCAAGGACTTTTCTGAAGCTTGAGAAGGACCCGATGATGTCTTCTAGCTTCTTGTCATGCGTGCCCGTGTTGGTGTCATTGTTGCCTTTAAAGACATCACCAAGCGTTTCTGTGAATTTTAGTAGGGTCTCTAAAGACCGTTTATCCAGTTTAGACGACGATTTATAGATGGAATCGAGACCTTCACGTACGTCCATTACGGACGAGTCAAAATTGCTCTCATCAAGCTTTCTCTTCCATACTGTTGCGTGTTCTTTTAACTCATTGTAAAATGCATCGTCCATAAAAACCTCCTGTCTGCTGGCGGCGGCATCAAGCTGCTGGATAATTTCCCTATTCTGGAACTCAAAGTTCGGCACACCTTCCAACAAGCTACTTCCAATATTCCACTTTTGGAGCTCTGAAATGTTGAAGTTCGTTAGTAAGAGCTTCATTACGGTCCAACTACCGCCAGAAATACTTGCGATATAACTTGAGACGTCGAATAATCCGTAATTCTGCATGCCTAGGAGAAATCCAGAGCTTGTTAACATTGACCGATACCCTCCTCCGGAAACAGCGGTAGCCATATTCGCTGGACTGTTGGAACTTAGTCGAAGGAATTCATTCATATTAAATTCCGGGATATTAACTTTCTGTAGAAACTTCACCAAATGGTTCTGCGTTAGATAATGATGATTCCTCACATATGTAGCCTCCTGTGAGCTCAATCCTTTCTGTTAGGCGTGTTAGTAGGTGTTCATACTCGCTAAAGTAGTAAAGGTATTATCATAGCGTCAAATACATTAGCATCCCTTATTAGAGGTTCATCAGGACATTTCACATCATGAGGGCTATACACATCAGATATAGCATTGGCTATTGAAAGTAATGGGACAATTAACGTAAAGATCTTCATAATGTGTCCACTGCTTTTGGTTTCTTTAATCGTAAATTCTTTTGTGGATAGCTTGGTTTTAATATGTAGAGAGACCAAAACGTCGTCAAAGAGGTATCAACTAATATCAAGATCTGTCAATATCGTCAGACAGGCCAGTCGTATGATCCAAAGTTCACCTTATAGACGTTTATCGTCAATATTGGCACGAATTAATAAGAGTGTCAGTGCCAATTACCtaattaaatattaaaaCAAGCCAATTAAAAAATTAGAACATTCTATTACGACATgtatataaataaattaCACAATATACAATACATAATTGAAAAGAAAACCAAGACTTTATACCTGAGGTTGTGTGCATCGCACTTACAACTCGTCGTCAGACGAAACATATGCGTCACCCAActccttcttcttcttcattctctccttcttcttctttctcaATTCAGCAGATGAtagcttcttcttcttcttaCCACCAGAAATCTTGTTACCCATAGCATCGAACttgtcttcttcatcttccttCTTCTCGATTCTTGGACCAGAACCTTGACCGCTGACCCAGTTGTGACCGGATGGAGTCATCAAACCGTCCTTGACGGCCCAGACTTCTTCGGTCAAGTTCTTAGTGAACTCAGCAGAGTGGGTAATGATGATGACACCACCTTCGAAAGCCTTCAAAGCCTTGGACAAAGCACCCAAAGAGTCTCTGTCCAAATAGTTGGTAGGTTCATCCAAGACAATCAAGTGAGGTCTTTGCCAGGTACAAGCAGCCAAGACCAACTTGACCTTTTGACCACCGGACAAACCTCTAATTCTGGAGTGGGAGACCAATTCAGCATCCAAACCCAACATACTACAGTGCTCTTCGATTTCCTTTCTGGTCAAAGGTCTGAATTGACCGGAAGCCAAAGCTTCCTTCATGTCGACTTCAGCAACCATCTTAGCGTGGGATTCGATCAATTCACCTCTTGGCAACCAAGCGTTGTCAACAGACATCATTGGGACCCATCTCTCGGACTTCATACCAAGGTTTTCACCCAACATGAAAGAACATTCGTACTCGTAAGTGTTCTTGAACTTTCTTCTGGAGTGAATACCAGCGATTCTTCTTGGAGTACCATCAATCTTGAAGATCTTGTTCATAGATTGAGTGTCATCCTCGTTGATCTGTCTGTTAGCTCTGTCCATAGTTTCTCTATCTTCACCAGTTTGGAATCTCCATTGGATATATTCGGATGGAGTTTTGTCCAAATGGCTTTCAATATGTGCAAAAGCGTGTTGTTTAATGTAAGCAATTCTACAGTTCTCGTGGGTGTAGACTTCACCTTCAGTTGGCAATAGTTCACCGGTCAAGACGTTGATCAAAGTAGACTTACCAGCACCGTTTGGACCAATAACTGCAATTCTGGAGGACAAAGAACACTGGAAGTTAATTCCGGAGATTTGTGGCTTAGAAGTACCTGGGTACTGGAAACTCATGTTAGAGACCTTGACGATAGCCTTTTGCTTGGTCTTAACACCTTCCAAGTAACCTGGCTCTGGGAATCTGAATTCCAATTCAGATGCACCCAATTCGTAGTAAGACTTAGCACTTGGGCACTTTTTGACGAATTCGGACAAGTTACCCTTGTACTTTCTCAACTTCAAACCTTCGTAGTGGATAATGTATTGACAGACGTTGTCCAAGAAACCAGAGTCGTGAGAAACAACGATAGAAGTAATACCACAGGTCTTCAAGTAGTTGACTAACCAAGCAACGTTAACAGTGTCCAAATGGTTGGTTGGTTCATCCAACAACAAGATGTCTGCGTTCTTCAACACAGCTCTGGCCAAAGCCAACTTCATCTTCCAACCACCAGACAAGGACATAATTGGCATAGCAATCATTTCGTCGGAGAAACCGAATTCTCTCAACTTCTCAGTAATGACCTCCTTAGTACCAACGTCACCTTGATAAACGAAGTCAAGAACAGAGGTATCAGCTTGAGTACCGTCAATATCGTGCTCGACGTAGACAGTTCTACATTCTTCTTGGGTTGGGAAACCATCGACTTGACCGTTAGCAATAGCTCTCATCAAGGTAGACTTACCAGCACCGTTAGGACCACACAAACCATATATTCTGCTTCTCTTCAATCTCAATTGGGTCTTGTTCAACAAGATCTTAGCACCGTAGGCCAAAGAGAACTCACAGTTACACAAGTCCTCACCTTCGTCTTCCTCGTCGTCAAAGTTTGGACCAACTGGAATGTTGTCAACGGCTCTCTTTCTGAACTCGTCGATGATGTCCTTAGCTTCTCTCTCGTGCATGAAGACAGTCATGTAAGGGGTAACATGAGTGAACCAAGCTTGTTGGTCAATGATTCTTTCATCGATCAATTCACCAGCAATACCAGCAATGTATTCAACAACTGGAGCAAATCTTGGCTCGATGGTCTTGTCCTTGGTCAACTCATCGAACACGGCTCTGGTGGTAGCAACATCACCGGCGTGAGAAACCTCTGGCAAGACATCGTCTTCGCTAACGTTACCGACACGTCTCAAGGTCTTCAAACCCCTCAAAGTAACTTCACGGGCTTCTGGGTCAGCAATAGTAGCAAAGTTGTTCTTCAAACCAGGCAACAACTTCTCCAAGAAAGGAGCAACAACTTGTGGGTCTTCGACCAACTTACACATGTTGTCAATAATAACGGCAGCCTTACGCTTGATAGATGTTTCTCTCTCAGCCAAACCTCTGTTCAACAATGGAACCATAATAGATAAGGTAGCTGGAGTAACTTCAGTAACGAAAGTAGTAGCACCCAACAAGTGCACGGTTTCTGGAACTTCCTTAGGATCAGCGATACATTCGATCAACTTTGGAATGAAACGCTCGATATCCTTGTTTTCAACAGTTTCAGTGGACTTAGTCATGGTGGCAGTAGCCGCCTGCTTGACTTCCTTCTTAGTATCCCACATAGCCTCGGATAGCGCTGGGATCAACTCAGGCATTCTTAAGGCAACTTGAGTTTTGCAGGACTCGACCAAAGAAGAGATAGCAGCCAAAATAGAAACCTTTTCTTGCCACTTACTAGTGCTGTTTAGAGCATTTGTCATGTGAGGCAAAATAACCTTTACAGCCACAGCATCAATAGCCTTTGTTATAGCCAACAAAGTCTTAGATGCAATAGCTTGGATGTCTTTATCCTTATCACCACACTTACCGCAGATATCAGGAACCATGTCAACAATGTATGGTTCAACTGATGGAGACAAGTTAGACTCATTTGCGATGTGAGCAATAGCCTCTAAAGCTGCTGCGGCAGTTTTTTTATCACCAACAGCcttcttcaagttcttGAAGAACTCTTCTGGAACATCATGCTCGATGATGTTACCGTTCAAGAAGGATGCAATTTCAGTTGCAGTAGCCTCTCTGTTTTCAGCAGTGGCAACTGACAACTTTTCGAGCAATTCACCTAGAACTTTTATGGATTGGTCAGAATCTGACATGTTAGTTCTGAGCTGTATCTTGCGTTGAAGTCTTCGACAGATTAACAAGAGAAAACAAACAAAAAGAAGTAGAAAGTAAAGGTTAAGAGATGAGATGAgtgaaaatttttttcTTGAAATGTTATATATTGTAACCTCTTTGCCTGGGGTTATGAAAAGAAACGTTCTTCGTACGGCATGACATTTGAAGTTTCCACAAATAGTATACACGTGACCCGGGATAACGGGGAAGAGCGGATTAGCCGCCGAAGGGCGATAAGTTATTCTTGCGGTGGCGACGCTGGATTATGGTGCTATTGTCGAGGCATAGATTGAATGCCTCTTGCTCGAGGTTGTTGAGCGTAGATTTGGCTGTATCTTCATCGGATTCGTGTAGCGCTCCTAGTGCGTGGCCACCCGGAGTGTGCCGCTTCGCCTCTTCTTTACGCTGTACGGCATTAGAAACGTCAAACGCGTCACGCATTACGACAGCTGCCGGAGAATAAAGAAGAGCAGAGTCCTTCTTGTATGGCTTGCGGGTGTGAGAGGAGCGAGGAGTTGGATGGGGGAAGTCTTGGGATGAGTTCGTGGCGTTTAGCCAGGGATCGTTGAGGAATTCATCGATGTCATAACGGTTATTTGGGTTAACTTCGAGGAGTTTTCGGACGGCATTCTTTGCACCGTTACTAATTTCGTCCCACCAGGGTTCCAGGAAGGTATACTGACCCCGGGAGATGAGTTCTGTGAGCACGTCGATTTGCTTGTCGTAGAAGGGAGGGAAACCACAGAGCATGGTGTAGAGGACGCAGCCAATTCCCCACATATCTACCTTCGTGGAGTAGCGCTCGTCCTTCACCACTTCCGGAGCGGTGTATCCGACGGTTCCGCAGGGCGTCTTAGTATTCGAAGAGAAGATTTGCTTTGAGAGGCCGAAGTCTGCGAGTTTGACGACACCAATACCCCCGCCGCCGATATTTGGACGGAAAACTCCCTCGTCGAGCTTGGCTTTGGGATCATCAGATTTGCGCAACTTGGGATGTGGACTGGGGATCAGTTCTATGGGTTCAAATAGAAGATTTTCAGGCTTTATGTCACGATGGACAACGCCGAGAGTGTGCATGTGCTTTACTGCAAGAGCGAGTTGCTTAATGACGTGCCTTGAGAGGTCCTCAGAAAAGTACGTGAACTTGACAATTTCACCAAAAATCTCGCCTCCCACAAGGAGTTCTTGGACGATACAGTAGAGGAATTCTGTTTCCTGAAACTCAATGAACGTTACAATGTGTTTTCCAGACGAGACCATCTTGTGAATAGAAACTTCCTTCAACACCTGCTCCCTAGTGGCAACCTTGACACCTGAGTCGTTACCTTTGGATCTGTCGGTCGAAGATAGCTTTTGCTTGTGAATTATCTTTATGGCAACTTGCTTGTATCGGGATTtggaagagcccagcaCGTGTTTAAGGGGTAACGCTCTGTAGACCTCGGAGAAGGCTCCTTCGCCAATTTTGCTAATGAGTTTGTACCCAGTAATCTCCTTCTGAGCTGGGAAATCTTCCTCTGGCTCttcatcctcttcatcttcatcttcgCCTTCACTTTGCTTCTCTCCACTTCTCTGCTCTGAAACGTCTTCCTCATACTTCTCCTTTACCGGAGGCTTCAAGGACTCAGAGGACTTCCTATCACCAGATTCTTCCTCGTCTACATCACCTTGGTTCTTAGAACCCTGTAAATTGCCGTGCGCCAGCGGAAGATCTGTAGTTAACTTCTCCGGTGTCCCACCATGCTGTTTCCCGTCCGTAGTCGAAGATAAAGCCTTCCAAGGGTACGGCCCGGCATTTTCACTGCCCTTTTGGCAATTCTGATTCTTAGGTTTTCTTCGCCAGAAGTTCTTAAGGTGCTGTTCCGTTTATCGTTAGTATTGTTGAACCAGATCGTTCGCCCTATTATTAGACGACCAATAATAAACAAACAGCAAACACACATACTGTAATCATCACCACATAAAACTGTCTCTACTAACCACTGCTCAAACGTTAAAACGCAACAAACTATATGTATATTTCGCACCACTCGTTATTTAGTAACAGACACCACAGCAATTATAGCGTAATGGGGAAAAATGTAATATAATTTTAACTAAACTGCTCAAAAACCCTTCTAGGTGTAAGCAATACACAATATATTCGCCTTTCAAGGTTCCACTTACTAGAATGGGTTTCTTGAACTTTTTTAACTACTTGTTATAGGTTGTTCGAAGCAGATATTATATAAATAAAGGAGGAAAAATGAAGTTAAACAAATGATTTGTTAGAAAACCGTAGCGTAAACGCAGACATACAACCAAGAAAGAAGTAGATAAGATACTTTAGGGTTACTTTCATACACCTAGGGGCTCTCTAATAACTATCTATTTGTGATAGTTACTTTTACTTTCTTTGCTGCAGAATTTTTCACTTTCTTAGCTAAGATTGCTAACTTGTTGCATTTGAATCTCGCATGTAATACAAAGCTTGAGCTagtttattttaattttagAATAGTGATTGTGAGGTTACGTTAGTTAGTTTTAAAGTGTTATATTTTAGTCTGGTGGTTCCCTTCTAGGCTGTAATAGTTGTTTGGACCGATGAATGGAGAACAGAAGCTGGGGGATATACGAATCTCTGTGAAAGAAAATGAGGTTTGTACGTTTGACATGTGCGGTTCTGACGCTAAGGGTGTGGATAACACCTCTGTAAAGCAGAGGAGGGGTTTAGAGAAAGTATTAGAGCTTTTACGAGTTGTTGTATTTTTTGGAGACGAAGAAACGTCATATTCTGATGACAGTGAGGCAAATATACAGTACTTGGAGATCGAGGAGTTCTCAGAAACTTATTTGACGGTTACTATTGGCGATAAGTTAGTCCTAAAAGTTGATATTGGCAGGTGGGGTTATAAAGAAAAGGAAATATTGAAGGTCGTTTCTCAGAAATGTGTTGAGTATGAGCTTAAAGCGGCGAGATGGAGTAAGCAGCGACATTTAAAGGACAAGACTGGTTTGAAAAAGACAAAGAGGAATGGAAACTTTGTTGCAGATAGGGTTCCAAAGATTTTTCCTGAAATAGAGGTTCCGGTGTGTGTTATTAGGTGGAATGAAACCGGAAGATGGGCGCTGGAACTGAATCTGTCGCTTTGGTTCAAAGAAAATAGCATCAATCACTTTTCTATGGAGACAGTAAGATTTCTAGATACCCTATATTCAGTTGCTCGAGAGCCATTTATGCGCCAGGAGATTACCCATCACTATATACATGGCCAGTTCTTGCACCAGACGACGAGCTACACTAGGAAGATTTTGAACCAGCCTGCTGATCTACTAGAGACACCTTGGTTAAATACAAAGCTACTGCCATTTCAGAAGCAGTCAGTAAAATGGATGATAGATAAAGAAACCAAGATGAAGAGATACTCTGATGTTTTGCGGTTCTTAAACGAACGCGTATCGTATGGTTACGAAATGCTTTTGAATGAATGGTTCTGGAATAAATTCAGTGGCTATATTATTACGAGAGCAGACGCTGATGCACTTTATCAAGACTATCTGAAGAAAGAGGTAAGCGCTCGTGGGCTTTTGTCAGAAGAAATGGGACTAGGTAAGACTATTGAGGTGCTAGCGTTGTTATTGATAAATCCACGCCAGATACCAGATGCCTCACAGCAAAGCTACTTATGTCATTCATATGGGAAGGAAATTTTAAAAGTAAAGACCAACCTTATAATATGTCCTCAGAGTATTCTACAACAGTGGCTAGATGAAATCAAATTGCACATAGTAGACGATTTCTTAACTGTGTATTATTATCGAGGTTTCATCGAAACCAAGCAGGAATTGGGGACAGAGAACATTTCTGAGATTGTCAAAACACTCTCCAAGTTTGATATTATCATTACAACTTATACCACTGTTTCTGCGGAGATTCATTACGCAGCGTATTCCACTTTGGTTAGATCACGTCGTCATAAAGCACCCAAGTATGATTATTCCTCACCGCTTTCGTTGATGCAATTTTATAGAATCATATTGGATGAGGTTCAAATGCTTGGGAGTGATAGTACGAACGCCGCACGGTGTACAAACTTGTTACATAGGGTCCACACTTGGGGAGTGTCTGGAACTCCTATACATTCAATTACGGATTTTAAGACGGTACTGTCGTATTTGCAAATACATCCTTTTTCTGACTTCCCAAAATACATTGATGCTGTATCGAAGAACTATAAAAGGATTAACAGTCAGAGGAAGCGTTCTCCAAACAATGTTAGCATAGAAGAAGACAGGGTTTTTGGAATTAAGTTCGACGTGCATGATATTTTAGATATTGTGCCGAGGTTGGATTTGTGTATTAGGCATGCTAAACACGACATAAAAGATCAAATCCAGATTCCAAAGCAGCACAACTATATTGTGCCTTTAAGGTTTACCCCTATCGAGCAAGATAATTACACAAACCTTTGGAATACGTTTTTGGAAGCTTTTGGATTTGATCAAAATGGCCAGGGTACAAGGCATCTTGAAGCAGCAGGTTTGAACCACTGGCTCTCCGAGCTGCGTAAAACATGCTGTCATGCAACTATGTCTAATAAGCAATTGCTCTCTGATGGTAACATTGGCAGTGGGTTTTCAAATGCCAAGAAAACGGGCAAGGCTTTGTCCTTACCTAATATGGATGACATCTTAAGAACCATGACTGTAAATGTCCAAAACTCCATAGATTCCTTACACAATGAAAACTATTCTTTGAAAATACAATCAGCGCAAGTACTAATGGAGTTAGAAAATAAACCTCGAGAAGCTATACTTGTATTAAAGGAAGTGGAGGCTAAAATCACTGCTGAAATGAAAAATCTCGGAGTTGATGACACATTCGTATTACCAGAAAACAAGCGTTTGGTTTCGGATGATAAAGATGCGAACCAAGACGTATCCAAGGTTAATACCAAATTCAGGACATATATGGATTATTTACATCAGTGTTATTTCTTTATTGCGACTGCCTATTACTTTCTTGGCTCAAAAAGATTGGAGGCTATTGATGAGGAAAATGAGAAACTTAAGCTGACTGGAAAGGATGAAAATTTGAAACAGTATTCTGATATCTACGGAGAACAAGAGATGAAGGAGATCATTGAGTACCAAGAATTGGAAAAAAATCATTACTCTAAGGCTGAAACATTAAGAAAGCGAGTTCTCGCTGTCAGTGCTGAGAAGGTTGAAAGTGAAATAAACACGCTAAAGAAGTACTTCGATAATAAACGAACAATAGAGAAATCTGATATGCAAATGATAGACTTTATATTTGAAGATTACTCTACAAAACTAACTGTTGCCACTTGTTATAAAAATATAAGCGCGCTCTTTAAGGCTATGAATGAACAGGCCGCTCAATTTAACCAACTTTTTAATGAATTGAAATTAACGTCGTTCAAACCAATTGCGCGTGAATACGACGAAActaatgaagaagataaagCCCAAGAGTATGAAAACTCAATTAATGACCAAGATAAAATATTTGGGTTACTAGACTGCTTAGAACGTATACTGTCGAATAGGGATGAAATAATTCATGCAGACGAGACGATAAAGGCTCACAAAAACTCACTAACCACTGCTGAAGTTCTTTCACCTGTTCATATGGAAATGTTAGGTAACCTAAAATTAGTGAATGGAGAACCTCTTCGACGCATATTTGCTGAGTTGAAGAATATATCTATAGTTATGAATCTTGCTTCAGATACTAAGAAGCAGCAAGAAAATTTTGAAGGTTATTTATTGAGTTTTGAACAGCAAATAGGTCGGATTAAGAAGGAGAATGCTTTTATGCGGGAAATGCTAAAAAAGATTAACGCAATTTACAATGTGAAGACAAGCTACTTTACCCAGCTTCAAAAAATATCTGACTCACTTGTATCTCTTATTCAACTTGAACCTGGAGCTAAAGCTACTATCTTACGGAACACAAAAAATGATAACTTATACTTGAGAAATGTGAAGAAGATATCTGTTCTAGAGTCACGTCTAAAATATTTGGGAACATTGACAAAATTAGAGGCCGTAATGCAAAATGAGCAAAAGATCAATTGTGCAATTTGCTTGGGTAAAATTGTGAATGGATCCATAATCAATTGTGGTCACTTCTTTTGTCAACCTTGCATAAAAAGCTGGCTGAAAACAAAGCCGTCTTGCCCGCTATGCAATTCTCATGCAAAATTATCAGAGGTGTACCAATTCAAATTCCAAGAAGAGGAAAGCATTGAAATACTAGAAAAGGGGAACGCTCAGATAGAAAACGCGAAAAGCGAATTAAAACCAAGTTCCAGTAATAACCTCATTCAATTTGATGATCAATCCATATGCTCTAATTACAGTGATCCCGTATATTGGGGTAAGTATAAAATGTACAAGCACATTGATAAGATCCATCAAATGGTAGCAAGTGTAAATTATGGATCTAAGGTTGATTTTGTTATTAAGTTGATCAAATATCTGCAATTGCAGCACGAAAATACCCCAGGGCAAAAATCCCCACTCCAATTTGTAATATACTCACAATATACCGATTTACTGGATATCTTAGGGAGTGTCATGAAACTTAACTCCATCAATTATGTATCAACGAACAAGAAGAATTACAAATTTTCCAAGGTTGTTgaaaactttaaaaatAATCCGGACATATCTTGTATTCTGCTAAATGTTAAACTTCAAGCTAATGGGTTAACTTTAGTTAATGCTTCACATGTGTTCTTACTAGACCCGATAATTAATATCGGGGATGAGCTTCAAGCTGTTAATAGAATCCACAGAATAGGACAGAAAAGGGAAACTTGTGTCTGGAATTTTATAATCCTGAATACTGTCGAAGAGAACattataaaatataaatcTACTCTTGAAAGGAAGCGGCTTGAAGATCAAAAGGAATCAATGGGTATTAAAAATGAAGATACATTACGCTCGGTTAgtgatgaagaagatttaACTGACTCTAATGAAATTGACGAGAAATATAATTTAAACGAAATGGGAGACGAAAGTGTATCTGAAAAACACATTTGGAGCTGCTTTTTTAGTAGCTAGGTTTTTGTATCATTATGTCGAAGTGATTACTATTCTGGAGGAAGCTCATTTACTTATATTCGTCGATGGTGAAGTGTAGCGTAATATGGACCTAATTGGATAAAAAATAGAATATATGGGAACGTTGAAATAAAGTTTTAAGTTTCTAGAACATATAAATAATTTGATTATCCATTAAATGTATAATACAAAGATGAAACTGTTTTAGGATCTGCGTTAAGCCTTAGTATTAATGATTAAAAGAGTCATGATAAAAAGCAGACATGGAACTAACGCTAGGTTACAATTTAGATTTAATGTCGAAAAACCGTTAgtaaaataataatatatactatagtaatataataatattcAGTGTTTTTAATGGGATACTACAATGAATAATGTTGCGTCCAGGCTATTAAATTTTGCTCGTATCATTAACAATTACCTTTTGTGCTGCAACCATAAATTAATTATGATTTTTACAGTTGCAATTAGTGTAGATGTTACCGATGCTGTACCTGCAGTTAACGGAATGTAACATTGTTTATATTTAAGCTTTTTTCTCTTGACCTGAGATCTTTGTAGGCTGGAACTGCTGTGAAGACAATTGTGGATACACAACGTTTTTTAGGTTATTAGAGTCCGTAGTATTAGAATTATTGGAACCCGCAAACTGAGTTTGCTGAAAAAACAATGGGTCTAAGCTGTTACTACTAATAGAATTATTTCCAGTAACTGAGATCAATTGCTGTGCATATGAATTGCCCGTTGCAAATGAATTTTCTTCCATGTTTGTAATTGCTCCATTATTTGATACAGGTAACATCATACCCATAGAGTTCATAAATTCCAACTGTTGCATATTTGGTTGCTGGAAATCTTTTTGCTGCTTTTGTTGAGTCGTTggttgctgctgctgctgctgctgagGAGGCGGTTGTTTTTGAAGCTGTCcttgctgctgttgctgttgctgttgctgttgctgctgtttttgaagctgtgcttgttgttgttgttgttgttgttgttgttgttgttgttgttgttgttgttgttgttgttgttgttgttgttgttgttgttgttgttgttgttgttgttgctgctgctgctgctgctgctgttgctgctgctgctgagATTTTTGTAACTGCTGCTGTCCttgctgttgctgctgttgctgctgctgctgagATTTTTGTAACTGCTGCTGTCCTTGCTGCTGTTTTTGAAGCTGTGcttgttgttgttgttgttgttgttgttgttgctgctgctgctgctgctgctgctgctgcgattgttgctgctgtggttgttgttgctgctgctgttggGGTTGAGTTTGCTGTTGTTGAGTCTGTTGTTGAggctgctgttgctgttgcttCTGCTGTTGCTGAAGCTTACTCCAGTTTAATTGTGCTTGTTGATTGCCAGAGCTTAACGGCCGCCTTGGATCTGATTTTGTCAAAACCCTAGTGCCATTTTTTCCTAATGGAGTGCTGGAAGTGAAATTATTAATTATTGGTATATTATTGTTGC
This genomic window contains:
- the SPO1 gene encoding putative carboxylic ester hydrolase (Syntenic homolog of Ashbya gossypii AAL027W; Syntenic homolog of Saccharomyces cerevisiae YNL012W (SPO1); 1-intron in Ashbya gossypii); amino-acid sequence: MHTTSGIKSWFSFQLCIKGLSSQEATYVRNHHYLTQNHLVKFLQKVNIPEFNMNEFLRLSSNSPANMATAVSGGGYRSMLTSSGFLLGMQNYGLFDVSSYIASISGGSWTVMKLLLTNFNISELQKWNIGSSLLEGVPNFEFQNREIIQQLDAAASRQEVFMDDAFYNELKEHATVWKRKLDESNFDSSVMDVREGLDSIYKSSSKLDKRSLETLLKFTETLGDVFKGNNDTNTGTHDKKLEDIIGSFSSFRKVLGFYINLHSEVRPKKIMGFPVSFTDYWGRALWKKIYNKSASSSMSKLFEQSESVKKFSAPVPIIIANCKNEEQRNIVFEFTPFEFGSWNKLLKLFVKLRYLGSKIVKGTAQSCVEGFDDIGFITATSSSLFNNVLIYAWQLAADSSQETVKAIRALFSTFGVNLKNRGTNGTSFGTRSDFALFQPNPFLHYVGVDSPLTRTDKLYLVDGGEDGENIPLRPFLQPERNIDVIFALDSSSGKQNYPTGSILRNLYENIHHYDESATILGPNGNPLNVDLMPYIPRPEEFKSLRLLEHPVAFGCYPSSYSPRNSSVSRPAGKLPPIIFYHSNKNLTYNSNTSTFKLSYSLKEVSGMLSNGWEIFINKKDTSYLQCVGCIIIKRIYDNTDTTNALPLTCQRCYKKYCYN
- a CDS encoding HCL112Cp (Syntenic homolog of Ashbya gossypii AAL028W; Syntenic homolog of Saccharomyces cerevisiae YLR249W (YEF3) and YNL014W (HEF3)) is translated as MSDSDQSIKVLGELLEKLSVATAENREATATEIASFLNGNIIEHDVPEEFFKNLKKAVGDKKTAAAALEAIAHIANESNLSPSVEPYIVDMVPDICGKCGDKDKDIQAIASKTLLAITKAIDAVAVKVILPHMTNALNSTSKWQEKVSILAAISSLVESCKTQVALRMPELIPALSEAMWDTKKEVKQAATATMTKSTETVENKDIERFIPKLIECIADPKEVPETVHLLGATTFVTEVTPATLSIMVPLLNRGLAERETSIKRKAAVIIDNMCKLVEDPQVVAPFLEKLLPGLKNNFATIADPEAREVTLRGLKTLRRVGNVSEDDVLPEVSHAGDVATTRAVFDELTKDKTIEPRFAPVVEYIAGIAGELIDERIIDQQAWFTHVTPYMTVFMHEREAKDIIDEFRKRAVDNIPVGPNFDDEEDEGEDLCNCEFSLAYGAKILLNKTQLRLKRSRIYGLCGPNGAGKSTLMRAIANGQVDGFPTQEECRTVYVEHDIDGTQADTSVLDFVYQGDVGTKEVITEKLREFGFSDEMIAMPIMSLSGGWKMKLALARAVLKNADILLLDEPTNHLDTVNVAWLVNYLKTCGITSIVVSHDSGFLDNVCQYIIHYEGLKLRKYKGNLSEFVKKCPSAKSYYELGASELEFRFPEPGYLEGVKTKQKAIVKVSNMSFQYPGTSKPQISGINFQCSLSSRIAVIGPNGAGKSTLINVLTGELLPTEGEVYTHENCRIAYIKQHAFAHIESHLDKTPSEYIQWRFQTGEDRETMDRANRQINEDDTQSMNKIFKIDGTPRRIAGIHSRRKFKNTYEYECSFMLGENLGMKSERWVPMMSVDNAWLPRGELIESHAKMVAEVDMKEALASGQFRPLTRKEIEEHCSMLGLDAELVSHSRIRGLSGGQKVKLVLAACTWQRPHLIVLDEPTNYLDRDSLGALSKALKAFEGGVIIITHSAEFTKNLTEEVWAVKDGLMTPSGHNWVSGQGSGPRIEKKEDEEDKFDAMGNKISGGKKKKKLSSAELRKKKKERMKKKKELGDAYVSSDDEL
- the RCK2 gene encoding serine/threonine protein kinase RCK2 (Syntenic homolog of Ashbya gossypii AAL029W; Syntenic homolog of Saccharomyces cerevisiae YLR248W (RCK2) and YGL158W (RCK1)), with the translated sequence MITHLKNFWRRKPKNQNCQKGSENAGPYPWKALSSTTDGKQHGGTPEKLTTDLPLAHGNLQGSKNQGDVDEEESGDRKSSESLKPPVKEKYEEDVSEQRSGEKQSEGEDEDEEDEEPEEDFPAQKEITGYKLISKIGEGAFSEVYRALPLKHVLGSSKSRYKQVAIKIIHKQKLSSTDRSKGNDSGVKVATREQVLKEVSIHKMVSSGKHIVTFIEFQETEFLYCIVQELLVGGEIFGEIVKFTYFSEDLSRHVIKQLALAVKHMHTLGVVHRDIKPENLLFEPIELIPSPHPKLRKSDDPKAKLDEGVFRPNIGGGGIGVVKLADFGLSKQIFSSNTKTPCGTVGYTAPEVVKDERYSTKVDMWGIGCVLYTMLCGFPPFYDKQIDVLTELISRGQYTFLEPWWDEISNGAKNAVRKLLEVNPNNRYDIDEFLNDPWLNATNSSQDFPHPTPRSSHTRKPYKKDSALLYSPAAVVMRDAFDVSNAVQRKEEAKRHTPGGHALGALHESDEDTAKSTLNNLEQEAFNLCLDNSTIIQRRHRKNNLSPFGG